The bacterium genome includes a window with the following:
- a CDS encoding MaoC family dehydratase: MGTSDVIGPLGLRVGQAATRTKTITAGDLRLYAELTGDENPLHFDQAFAARTRFGRLIAQGGVTAGLLSALVAMDLPGPGSVFMSQTLAFHRPVYVGDTVTARVEVVGLKPDKPVCHLKFAVTNQTGEIVLEAEAWTYTLRPELEQRKHG; the protein is encoded by the coding sequence ATGGGGACCTCGGACGTCATCGGACCACTTGGGTTGCGAGTCGGGCAGGCAGCGACCCGCACGAAGACGATCACGGCGGGTGATCTGCGGCTGTACGCCGAGCTCACCGGCGACGAGAACCCGCTTCACTTTGATCAGGCCTTTGCCGCCCGCACGCGCTTCGGCCGGCTCATCGCCCAGGGCGGCGTCACCGCGGGTCTGTTGAGCGCGCTCGTCGCGATGGACCTTCCGGGGCCGGGCTCGGTCTTCATGAGCCAGACACTAGCCTTCCATCGTCCGGTGTACGTCGGGGACACAGTGACCGCACGGGTAGAGGTTGTGGGCCTCAAGCCGGACAAACCCGTCTGTCACCTCAAGTTCGCGGTCACCAACCAAACCGGCGAGATCGTCCTGGAAGCAGAAGCCTGGACGTATACGCTGCGGCCAGAGCTGGAACAGCGCAAACACGGATAG
- a CDS encoding helix-turn-helix transcriptional regulator, with the protein MGGSGPNGSERSAFEPSPIIQELRSWCEERGVSQSSLAMEIGVSVSHLNQVINGRARPSAELTQRIVEVLERRKTRRPSNGRTV; encoded by the coding sequence GTGGGGGGCAGCGGGCCGAACGGATCCGAGCGGAGTGCGTTCGAGCCAAGTCCGATCATCCAGGAACTGCGATCGTGGTGCGAAGAGCGCGGGGTGAGTCAGTCCTCGCTCGCGATGGAGATCGGCGTCAGCGTTTCACATCTCAATCAGGTGATCAACGGCCGGGCGCGGCCGAGCGCCGAGCTCACGCAGCGTATCGTCGAGGTGTTGGAGCGCCGGAAGACGCGCAGGCCGAGCAACGGTCGCACGGTGTAG